One Triticum dicoccoides isolate Atlit2015 ecotype Zavitan chromosome 5B, WEW_v2.0, whole genome shotgun sequence genomic window carries:
- the LOC119307924 gene encoding uncharacterized protein LOC119307924 isoform X1, whose product MQATGSVTWVVGAQASVLGRCSGGVPYPSSSSSASAGRSQGLGTVRCCVQAQEKKPRVRKTKEERREMVESFVDTYRVSNNGKFPSVNLTHKEVGGSYYIVREIMRDIIQENRVLGPGDLNAKTLSFEDCPDSSELSNRHELGQDNIEILDMSNEYLGNKDTVLETSDKDEAFSLQTNFISTQQLLTSSDILESGILNSVLQNGNVADATCLEPNLEKQDEALRGKPRESQTNSSEMQAQSLAHVSDLHKEIKLNNAGDEHGETTSSITDEVALSLEPSVVSQTNGALLHEHVTSPDDCGVTTNTSVDEAIVYSENNGVLQTDRILIQEHVMVPETASIKTEVVQIADGQFRSVTPATQLDAYTSNTSAATIKSAVSIDHHDVVEQPLLGPNPNEQRKSEDLASQPAMDTKGFLQKEDNHNTVEEDESEFKKSVSGITDEEREASKANHEHGISATTTISRRTGKGQQKKEDNLFWLIVRAFVVSMSKLWAK is encoded by the exons ATGCAGGCCACCGGGAGCGTGACTTGGGTCGTCGGCGCTCAGGCGTCCGTCTTGGGGAGATGCAGCGGCGGGGTGCCCTACCCTTCCTCGTCGTCTTCTGCTTCCGCTGGTAGGTCCCAGGGGCTCGGCACGGTGCGGTGCTGCGTGCAGGCGCAGGAGAAGAAGCCACGAGTGAGGAAGACTAAGGAGGAGCGGAGGGAGATGGTCGAGTCCTTCGTTGACAC GTATCGGGTTTCAAACAACGGGAAATTTCCCTCAGTCAATCTTACACACAAGGAAGTTGGAGGATCATATTATATAGTCCGTGAAATTATGAGAGATATCATCCAGGAGAACAGAGTTCTTGGCCCTGGTGACTTGAATGCTAAGACGTTGAGTTTTGAGGATTGCCCTGATTCTTCAGAATTATCAAATAGGCATGAATTGGGCCAAGACAACATAGAGATATTAGATATGTCTAATGAGTATCTTGGCAACAAAGATACTGTGCTGGAAACGTCTGACAAGGATGAAGCATTTTCATTACAAACGAATTTCATCAGCACTCAACAGTTACTGACTTCATCTGATATCTTGGAATCTGGTATTCTGAACAGTGTACTCCAAAATGGGAATGTAGCAGATGCAACATGCTTGGAGCCAAACCTTGAGAAACAAGATGAAGCCTTGCGTGGGAAACCAAGGGAGTCTCAGACTAATAGTTCTGAAATGCAAGCCCAATCTCTTGCTCATGTTTCTGATTTGCATAAAGAAATTAAGCTCAACAACGCAGGGGATGAGCATGGGGAAACAACCAGTAGCATCACTGATGAAGTCGCTCTTTCCCTAGAACCTAGTGTTGTTTCTCAAACAAATGGTGCACTTCTACATGAGCATGTGACTTCACCTGATGATTGTGGTGTCACAACTAATACTTCTGTTGATGAGGCTATTGTTTACTCAGAAAATAATGGCGTTCTTCAGACAGATCGGATCCTTATACAGGAGCATGTGATGGTACCTGAAACAGCAAGTATCAAGACAGAAGTTGTTCAGATTGCAGATGGCCAATTTAGATCTGTAACACCTGCAACTCAATTGGATGCTTATACCTCAAATACAAGTGCAGCAACAATAAAATCAGCTGTGTCCAttgatcatcatgatgtggttgagCAACCACTGCTTGGTCCCAACCCTAACGAACAACGAAAGTCAGAAGATCTTGCCTCTCAACCAGCAATGGATACAAAG GGTTTTTTGCAAAAGGAAGACAACCACAACACGGTAGAGGAAGATGAAAGTGAATTCAAGAAATCAGTATCTGGCATCACAGACGAAGAGCGTGAGGCAAGCAAGGCTAATCATGAACATGGGATAAGTGCGACAACAACGATCAGCAG GAGAACTGGGAAGGGACAGCAGAAGAAAGAGGACAACCTATTTTGGCTTATCGTAAGGGCATTTGTTGTTTCTATGTCCAAGTTGTGGGCAAAATGA
- the LOC119307925 gene encoding pentatricopeptide repeat-containing protein At4g02820, mitochondrial-like: MLSRRLAAAAGYARLLSASAPAASTGGVGGSSSAGGGDTLGKRLLKLIYPKRSAVVVLRRWAEEGRPVHKYQLNRVVRELRKYRRFKHALEICEWMRTQPEMRLLPGDHAVHPDLVAKVRGLASAEKFFEDVPERAKGPSTCNSLLHAYVQHGARDKAEAMLKEMAGAGYLTCALPFNHMMSLYMSTGELEKVPEMIKELRRYTIPDLVTYNIWLTYCSRKNSVKSAEKVFDLMKDDRAVPDWMTFSLLASIYINAGLHVKGRDALVEMEKRASRKERAAYSSLLTMYASLSDRGNLDRVWSKMSQTFRKFSDAEYKCMLTSLTRFGDIAAAECVYGEWESESGTKDSRIPNTILSFYIKNGKMEKAESFLQHIVQKGVKPSYSTWELFVWGYLGNDERTDKVMECLKKALSSLEKWEPNPQLVVALFSQIEKRGDIEAAEELLVVLRDAGYVTTEIYNSVLRTYAKAEMMPLIIDERMDEDKVSMDDETRRLLKSTSKYPIGEVSTIMS; this comes from the exons ATGCTCTCCCGCCGGTTAGCGGCCGCCGCCGGCTACGCGAGGCTGCTGTCCGCCTCCGCCCCGGCGGCGTCAACAGGAGGAGTTGGAGGATCGAGTTCCGCGGGGGGCGGGGACACGCTGGGGAAGCGTTTGCTGAAGCTCATCTATCCGAAGCGGAGCGCGGTGGTGGTGCTGCGCCGATGGGCAGAGGAAGGCCGCCCGGTGCACAAGTACCAGCTCAACCGCGTCGTCCGCGAGCTCCGCAAGTACCGCCGCTTCAAGCACGCCCTCGAG ATTTGCGAGTGGATGAGGACGCAGCCGGAGATGAGGCTGCTGCCGGGGGACCACGCCGTGCACCCCGACCTCGTCGCCAAGGTGCGGGGCCTGGCCAGCGCCGAGAAGTTCTTCGAGGACGTCCCCGAGCGGGCCAAGGGGCCGTCCACCTGCAACTCCCTCCTGCACGCCTACGTGCAGCACGGCGCCCGGGACAAGGCCGAGGCCATGCTCAAGGAGATGGCGGGCGCAGGGTACCTCACGTGCGCGCTCCCGTTCAACCACATGATGTCGCTCTACATGTCGACTGGCGAGCTGGAGAAGGTGCCCGAGATGATCAAGGAGCTCAGGAGGTACACCATCCCAGACCTGGTCACGTACAACATATGGCTCACCTACTGCTCCAGGAAGAACAGCGTGAAAAGCGCGGAGAAGGTCTTTGATCTCATGAAAGATGACAGGGCGGTCCCAGACTGGATGACATTCAGCCTGCTGGCCAGCATTTACATCAATGCCGGTCTTCATGTCAAAGGCCGGGATGCGCTTGTGGAGATGGAGAAGAGGGCCTCCAGGAAGGAGCGAGCCGCCTACTCATCACTTCTCACCATGTACGCAAGCCTGTCAGATAGAGGTAACTTGGACAGGGTGTGGAGCAAGATGAGTCAAACCTTCAGGAAGTTCAGCGACGCCGAGTATAAGTGCATGCTTACTTCGCTTACAAGGTTTGGCGATATTGCAGCAGCAGAGTGCGTTTACGGCGAATGGGAGTCAGAGTCAGGAACAAAAGATTCAAGGATCCCGAACACCATCCTTTCATTTTACATCAAGAATGGCAAGATGGAGAAGGCAGAGAGTTTTCTTCAACACATTGTGCAGAAAGGAGTCAAGCCCAGCTATAGCACTTGGGAGTTATTTGTTTGGGGTTATCTTGGCAACGACGAGAGGACGGACAAAGTTATGGAGTGCCTTAAGAAAGCACTGTCAAGCTTGGAGAAATGGGAGCCAAACCCGCAACTCGTCGTTGCTCTTTTTTCGCAGATTGAGAAGAGAGGTGACATTGAAGCTGCAGAGGAGCTCCTCGTTGTGCTTAGAGATGCAGGCTATGTCACAACTGAGATATATAACTCGGTCCTGCGCACGTACGCTAAAGCTGAGATGATGCCTCTGATAATTGATGAACGAATGGACGAGGATAAGGTCTCAATGGATGACGAAACTAGGAGATTGTTGAAATCGACTAGCAAGTACCCAATTGGTGAAGTTTCAACAATAATGTcttga
- the LOC119307924 gene encoding uncharacterized protein LOC119307924 isoform X2 yields MQATGSVTWVVGAQASVLGRCSGGVPYPSSSSSASAGRSQGLGTVRCCVQAQEKKPRVRKTKEERREMVESFVDTYRVSNNGKFPSVNLTHKEVGGSYYIVREIMRDIIQENRVLGPGDLNAKTLSFEDCPDSSELSNRHELGQDNIEILDMSNEYLGNKDTVLETSDKDEAFSLQTNFISTQQLLTSSDILESGILNSVLQNGNVADATCLEPNLEKQDEALRGKPRESQTNSSEMQAQSLAHVSDLHKEIKLNNAGDEHGETTSSITDEVALSLEPSVVSQTNGALLHEHVTSPDDCGVTTNTSVDEAIVYSENNGVLQTDRILIQEHVMVPETASIKTEVVQIADGQFRSVTPATQLDAYTSNTSAATIKSAVSIDHHDVVEQPLLGPNPNEQRKSEDLASQPAMDTKGFLQKEDNHNTVEEDESEFKKSVSGITDEEREASKANHEHGISATTTISRHALCILTLHCMLTVYNFLHTSQKAITY; encoded by the exons ATGCAGGCCACCGGGAGCGTGACTTGGGTCGTCGGCGCTCAGGCGTCCGTCTTGGGGAGATGCAGCGGCGGGGTGCCCTACCCTTCCTCGTCGTCTTCTGCTTCCGCTGGTAGGTCCCAGGGGCTCGGCACGGTGCGGTGCTGCGTGCAGGCGCAGGAGAAGAAGCCACGAGTGAGGAAGACTAAGGAGGAGCGGAGGGAGATGGTCGAGTCCTTCGTTGACAC GTATCGGGTTTCAAACAACGGGAAATTTCCCTCAGTCAATCTTACACACAAGGAAGTTGGAGGATCATATTATATAGTCCGTGAAATTATGAGAGATATCATCCAGGAGAACAGAGTTCTTGGCCCTGGTGACTTGAATGCTAAGACGTTGAGTTTTGAGGATTGCCCTGATTCTTCAGAATTATCAAATAGGCATGAATTGGGCCAAGACAACATAGAGATATTAGATATGTCTAATGAGTATCTTGGCAACAAAGATACTGTGCTGGAAACGTCTGACAAGGATGAAGCATTTTCATTACAAACGAATTTCATCAGCACTCAACAGTTACTGACTTCATCTGATATCTTGGAATCTGGTATTCTGAACAGTGTACTCCAAAATGGGAATGTAGCAGATGCAACATGCTTGGAGCCAAACCTTGAGAAACAAGATGAAGCCTTGCGTGGGAAACCAAGGGAGTCTCAGACTAATAGTTCTGAAATGCAAGCCCAATCTCTTGCTCATGTTTCTGATTTGCATAAAGAAATTAAGCTCAACAACGCAGGGGATGAGCATGGGGAAACAACCAGTAGCATCACTGATGAAGTCGCTCTTTCCCTAGAACCTAGTGTTGTTTCTCAAACAAATGGTGCACTTCTACATGAGCATGTGACTTCACCTGATGATTGTGGTGTCACAACTAATACTTCTGTTGATGAGGCTATTGTTTACTCAGAAAATAATGGCGTTCTTCAGACAGATCGGATCCTTATACAGGAGCATGTGATGGTACCTGAAACAGCAAGTATCAAGACAGAAGTTGTTCAGATTGCAGATGGCCAATTTAGATCTGTAACACCTGCAACTCAATTGGATGCTTATACCTCAAATACAAGTGCAGCAACAATAAAATCAGCTGTGTCCAttgatcatcatgatgtggttgagCAACCACTGCTTGGTCCCAACCCTAACGAACAACGAAAGTCAGAAGATCTTGCCTCTCAACCAGCAATGGATACAAAG GGTTTTTTGCAAAAGGAAGACAACCACAACACGGTAGAGGAAGATGAAAGTGAATTCAAGAAATCAGTATCTGGCATCACAGACGAAGAGCGTGAGGCAAGCAAGGCTAATCATGAACATGGGATAAGTGCGACAACAACGATCAGCAGGCATGCACTTTGCATTCTGACATTGCATTGCATGCTTACTGTTTATAATTTTCTGCATACATCACAAAAGGCCATAACTTATTAG